The following coding sequences are from one Gossypium raimondii isolate GPD5lz chromosome 4, ASM2569854v1, whole genome shotgun sequence window:
- the LOC105779816 gene encoding DNA replication ATP-dependent helicase/nuclease JHS1 isoform X1 gives MPPKTRRKLNPSSSKKSNVPNNQSQVQPSKFGIQHFFERHSQNALLASQKLNHLSSPPAPPSATPPTNPIPLSSPKSNAASNGVVSVSPNPNLHPSSSPAMEAADEVSPMVSKSTSLKRFNFSPGMLIKQSQDDGGDEVTWKISPVNERLLAVSKHTPVLPDSSKHNSFSIHQCSQTKGINTAAKVDKWLSSPSPKGKADKKPLLQANRIGLKRLNPFQDKEVGDSIADENTCLSSRQTPFCTPPSLPYCPDKLANGVASHPLGLKQHKKALLELLDQVEDVISVEDFVSSESEPYSSKAQEGQSKEIPVTVDSIGNDVLMGTTNKVSGTSSNGYFLVLEVSEKQTFPESGGSQCPYKVLRLVNEKSGEERAVYLWEEWSYSVIAPGDTVNVIGEFDEEGKCNVDHENNFLIVHPYILVSGTRVAGSFSCPRRTVLDERLRCNEHSTAALIGILLHQIFQAGLMKESPTVHFLEEYARIVLQKNMESLYACGVNENEIYKTLTEAIPKLVNWIALFKDTQQEPQVPTVDFGSDNGAKKVKVLEVIDIEELAWAPKYGLKGMIDVSVRVKVDSGGKEGDEKIMPLEFKTGRMANGQASAEHCAQVILYSLLMSERYLKHIDSGLLYYLQSDQTQGIVVRRSDLVGLIMRRNELAHDILKALTTQQLPPMLQIPSMCKGCRHLDVCTLYHKAFGGNTESSGLGDIFDSHVHHFSNAHGVFLRHWDQLIDLEAKEMQLAKKEIWRSHNLKNENSTGCLSSLVLDELPQQGSHKENRFIYHFVCRYSPTNNLSGSDRNSIRAASSLTKDLDCSLKSGDYVILSTESGRQFVATGIIVELSPDRVSVSFSKGLRLPGGNLSSMREKLLQEVWRIDKDEIMTSFSVMRFNLIQMFLDNEQSSHLRKMIVDLAAPRFDSGCIFSQDPAISYIWSEKSLNDDQRRAILKILTAKDYALILGMPGTGKTSTMVHAVKALLMRGASILLTSYTNSAVDNLLIKLKSQGIDFVRIGRHESVHEEIKGHCFSGMNINSVEEIKLKFDQVKVVAVTCLGITSPLLSGKKFDVCIIDEAGQTTLPVSLGPLMFSSTFVLVGDHYQLPPLIQSTEAREKGMGISLFCRLSEAHSHAIAPLQSQYRMCQSIMELSNALIYGDRLRCGSPEIANAKLKFTKPIACSSWLKIVLNPSKPVIFVNTDMLPALEARDQKTVNNPMEAYIIAEITDGLVNNGIEGKDIGIITPYNSQASFIRHACKASVETHTIDRYQGRDKDCILVSFVRSNENPRSCSASLLADWHRINVALTRPKKKLIMVGSWGTLSKVPMLKLLIDKIDEQSGILSLSNDDFNHQTWALQRCSWSQIR, from the exons ATGCCTCCCAAAACCAGAAGGAAGCTTAACCCTTCTTCATCAAAGAAATCTAATGTTCCCAATAATCAATCTCAAGTTCAACCGTCTAAGTTCGGCATCCAACATTTCTTCGAACGCCATTCCCAAAACGCTCTTCTAGCTTCCCAGAAACTCAATCATCTTTCTTCTCCTCCCGCACCCCCTTCCGCTACCCCTCCCACCAATCCTATTCCTCTATCCTCTCCCAAATCAAATGCCGCTTCCAACGGCGTCGTTTCTGTATCCCCAAACCCTAACCTCCATCCCAGTTCCTCTCCGGCAATGGAGGCTGCTGACGAGGTATCACCTATGGTCTCCAAGTCTACCTCTCTGAAGCGTTTCAACTTTTCCCCTGGAATG TTGATAAAGCAGAGTCAAGATGATGGAGGGGATGAGGTCACATGGAAGATATCTCCGGTCAACGAACGTCTTCTAGCAGTCTCAAAGCACACCCCTGTATTACCTGATTCCTCAAAGCACAACTCTTTCTCAATACACCAATGCTCTCAGACCAAG GGCATAAATACGGCTGCTAAGGTTGACAAATGGCTCTCGTCGCCGTCCCCCAAAGGCAAAGCTGATAAAAAGCCTTTGCTTCAGGCCAACAGGATTGGGTTGAAAAGATTGAACCCTTTTCAGGATAAAGAGGTCGGTGACAGCATTGCTGATGAGAATACTTGTTTGTCAAGTAGACAGACTCCATTCTGCACTCCACCATCTCTACCATATTGTCCTGATAAG CTTGCCAATGGTGTTGCATCTCATCCCCTGGGTTTGAAGCAGCACAAGAAG gCATTGCTTGAACTTCTAGATCAAGTAGAAGATGTAATTTCTGTTGAGGATTTTGTATCCAGTGAATCAGAGCCATATTCATCAAAAGCGCAAGAGGGACAGTCCAAAGAAATTCCTGTAACAGTTGATTCTATAGGAAATGATGTGTTAATGGGCACAACAAACAAAGTCTCTGGGACATCTTCTAATGGTTATTTCCTAGTATTGGAG GTATCTGAGAAGCAAACTTTTCCAGAGTCTGGTGGTTCTCAATGCCCGTATAAG GTTCTTCGCTTGGTAAATGAGAAAAGTGGGGAAGAGCGTGCTGTTTATTTGTGGGAAGAGTG GTCCTACAGTGTCATTGCCCCAGGAGACACTGTGAATGTCATTGGTGAATTTGATGAAGAGGGAAAGTGTAATGTGGatcatgaaaataattttcttatcgTTCATCCATATATTCTGGTCTCTGGAACTCGG gtGGCTGGCAGTTTTAGTTGCCCAAGGAGAACTGTCCTAGATGAGAGACTACGATGCAATGAGCATTCGACTGCAGCTCTTATTGGCATCTTGCTCCACCAAATTTTTCAG GCAGGACTTATGAAAGAGTCCCCTACAGTACACTTTTTGGAAGAATATGCAAGAATAGTGCTCCAGAAGAACATGGAGAGCTTATATGCATGTGGAG taaatgaaaatgaaatatataaaacctTGACTGAAGCTATTCCGAAACTAGTAAATTGGATTGCTCTCTTCAAAGATACGCAG CAGGAGCCGCAAGTTCCCACTGTAGATTTTGGATCTGATAATGGGGCAAAAAAGGTTAAAGTTTTAGAG GTAATTGATATTGAGGAACTGGCATGGGCCCCGAAGTATGGTCTGAAAGGAATGATTGATGTTTCAGTCAGAGTAAAGGTTGACTCAGGTGGAAAAGAAGGTGATGAGAAGATCATGCCTCTAGAGTTTAAAACTGGAAGAATGGCTAATGGCCAG GCATCCGCTGAACACTGTGCCCAAGTGATCTTGTACTCTCTTCTTATGTCTGAGAG GTACCTAAAACATATTGATTCTGGTCTTCTATACTATCTCCAGTCAGATCAGACGCAA GGGATTGTAGTTCGAAGGTCTGACTTGGTTGGGTTAATCATGCGTCGTAATGAGCTTGCACATGATATTCTTAAGGCATTAACAACACAACAACTGCCCCCCATGTTACAG ATTCCAAGCATGTGCAAAGGCTGTAGGCATCTTGACGTTTGCACCCTTTATCATAAG GCATTTGGTGGGAATACAGAGAGTAGCGGATTAGGTGATATATTTGATTCACATGTACATCATTTTTCAAATGCTCATGGTGTTTTCCTCAGACATTGGGATCAGTTGATTGACCTAGAAGCTAAAGAGATGCAG CTTGCAAAGAAAGAAATCTGGCGTTCTCATAATCTCAAGAATGAGAACTCTACTGGTTGCCTTTCTTCTCTTGTTCTTGATGAGCTTCCACAACAGGGATCtcacaaagaaaatagattCATCTATCATTTTGTCTGTCGATATTCGCCTACTAACAATTTAAGCGGATCTGATAGAAATTCTATTCGTGCTGCTTCTTCTCTGACCAAAGATTTGGATTGCAGTCTTAAAAGTGGAGATTATGTG ATACTTAGCACTGAATCTGGCCGTCAATTTGTTGCCACTGGGATCATTGTGGAGCTCAGCCCTGACCGTGTTTCC GTTTCTTTTTCTAAGGGCTTAAGGCTTCCAGGGGGTAACTTGTCTTCAATGCGAGAAAAACTACTCCAGGAGGTCTGGCGGATCGACAAGGATGAAATCATGACCTCCTTTTCAGTTATGCG GTTCAACCTCATTCAAATGTTTCTAGACAATGAGCAAAGTTCTCATCTCAGGAAGATGATTGTTGACCTTGCG GCTCCTAGATTTGACAGTGGATGCATATTCAGCCAAGACCCAGCAATATCTTATATCTGGTCCGAGAAGAGCTTAAATGATGATCAGCGTAGAGCTATTCTCAAG ATACTTACAGCAAAGGATTATGCTCTAATTCTAGGAATGCCTGGAACAGGCAAGACATCTACAATGGTACATGCTGTAAAAGCCTTGTTGATGAGAGGTGCATCCATTTTGCTGACATCCTACACAAACTCTGCAGTtgataatttactcatcaaattaaaatctcaG GGCATTGATTTCGTGCGCATAGGAAGACACGAATCTGTGCATGAGGAAATTAAGGGGCATTGTTTTTCAG GGATGAACATTAATAGTGTTGAAGAAATTAAACTGAAATTTGACCAAGTCAAAGTTGTTGCTGTCACTTGCTTGGGCATCACTAGTCCATTACTCTCTGGAAAGAAATTTGATGTATGCATTATCGATGAAGCTGGACAGACAACCCTCCCA GTGTCACTAGGACCCTTGATGTTTTCATCTACATTTGTCCTTGTTGGAGATCACTATCAACTGCCTCCCTTGATTcag AGTACAGAGGCTCGAGAAAAAGGAATGGGAATAAGTTTGTTCTGTAGGCTATCAGAAGCACATTCACATGCAATTGCACCATTGCAAAGCCAG TACCGAATGTGTCAAAGTATTATGGAACTGTCAAATGCCTTGATATACGGTGATCGATTGCGTTGTGGTTCTCCTGAAATAGCTAATGCAAAACTCAAGTTCACAAAACCAATCGCTTGTTCATCATGGCTAAAAATT GTTCTAAATCCAAGCAAGCCAGTCATTTTTGTTAATACAG ATATGTTGCCTGCTTTAGAGGCTAGAGACCAGAAAACTGTGAATAATCCAATGGAAGCTTATATAATTGCAGAG ATAACAGATGGATTAGTCAACAATGGAATTGAAGGCAAAGATATTGGCATCATTACACCTTATAACTCACAGGCAAGTTTCATCAGACATGCTTGCAAAGCATCCGTGGAGACGCATACTATTGACAGATACCAG GGGAGAGACAAGGACTGCATATTAGTATCCTTTGTTAGGTCCAATGAGAATCCTAGAAGCTGCAGTGCTTCACTGCTTGCAGATTGGCATAGGATTAATGTTGCTCTTACACGACCCAAG AAGAAGTTGATAATGGTGGGGTCATGGGGAACCCTGTCAAAGGTTCCAATGCTTAAGCTTCTTATTGACAAAATTGATGAGCAATCTGGTATTTTGAGTTTGTCCAACGATGATTTCAACCACCAAACTTGGGCGCTTCAGAGATGCTCTTGGTCGCAGATCAGATAG